A genomic stretch from Bacillus sp. N1-1 includes:
- a CDS encoding M14 family metallopeptidase has product MKKQILTLTVAGTMLVSGSFLTGNTALAGANGANGPNYGGNETIKNERLHSYEEMVSFLEKIEQRSEALELEVYGQSVKGRDLYLAKFGNMNPDNPTILFLTQQHGNETLTTEGALEVIKYLSSNGKDVQNILDNVNVLIAPRLNVDGAEGDVNFSLEDYVSGTHTRYNANEVDLNRDHVDREQPETKALHENVLQKYSPDYMIDLHHQGTQTTLGDTGELVSGSILYPTNETVDPEVVEQSKELGAVVYNAVEAKGYGLLSKYPGGSAPTISRNGLAMEYGIATLLFEMRGMADHYREDYVLGQKSNGYLIQQAVTAMKASLNALADNSIDSADTSFWDTLPDSNYDGE; this is encoded by the coding sequence GTGAAAAAACAAATTCTAACGTTAACAGTGGCAGGAACGATGCTAGTGTCTGGATCCTTTTTAACAGGAAATACCGCGCTAGCTGGAGCGAATGGAGCGAATGGGCCAAACTATGGTGGCAATGAAACGATCAAGAATGAGCGTCTGCATTCATATGAAGAGATGGTGAGCTTTTTAGAAAAAATTGAGCAGCGTTCTGAAGCGCTGGAGCTTGAGGTATACGGTCAGTCTGTTAAAGGAAGGGATCTTTACCTTGCGAAGTTTGGCAACATGAATCCAGATAACCCAACGATTCTATTCCTAACGCAGCAGCATGGGAATGAAACGTTAACAACCGAAGGCGCGCTTGAGGTGATTAAGTATTTATCATCGAACGGAAAAGACGTGCAAAACATCCTTGATAACGTGAATGTGTTGATCGCGCCACGACTAAATGTCGACGGGGCAGAAGGTGATGTGAATTTTTCATTAGAAGACTATGTTTCTGGTACGCATACGCGCTATAACGCCAACGAAGTTGATCTTAATCGTGACCATGTCGATCGCGAACAGCCTGAAACGAAGGCGCTTCATGAAAATGTGCTACAAAAATATTCTCCGGATTATATGATTGACCTGCATCATCAAGGGACTCAAACAACACTCGGTGACACTGGCGAATTGGTGTCGGGATCGATTTTGTATCCAACAAATGAGACTGTCGATCCGGAAGTCGTGGAACAGTCGAAGGAACTTGGTGCTGTCGTATATAACGCGGTAGAAGCCAAAGGATATGGACTGCTTTCGAAATATCCAGGTGGAAGTGCACCGACGATTAGTCGCAACGGACTAGCGATGGAGTATGGTATTGCAACGCTTCTTTTTGAAATGCGCGGCATGGCCGATCATTATCGTGAGGACTATGTTCTCGGGCAGAAGAGCAATGGTTACCTAATCCAACAGGCCGTAACGGCGATGAAGGCAAGTCTTAATGCGCTTGCGGATAATTCGATTGATTCAGCGGATACGTCTTTCTGGGATACGCTTCCTGATAGTAATTATGATGGGGAGTAA
- a CDS encoding FAD-binding oxidoreductase: MKNLLEELKSLLSEDQIVTNEEALYDASADRYKKYAKTKNVLDVPAPLAIVFPHSTEEVKTLLMFCNENNINVIPRSGKTGTEGGLENWKETTIVIDGSKMNEIIKMDTYNMQATVQSGVKLQTLEDELRKLGYTTGHSPQSKPVAQFGGLVSTRSIGQLSTLYGAIEDMVVGLECVFPEGQVSKIKNVPRRSGGPDIRHIAIGNEGALCYITEVTVKIFKHNPENNAFHGYLIKDVETGIKVLREVMVNGYRPSVARVYSEEDARQHFEHFYKNKCVLIFMAEGPKGIVEATNAGIEEAVEKFQSGIVEKVDSSQIESWFNNLNWDESRIEREIQDMVDHNTHDGFTTEVSADWETIPKLYNNVIERIKNEFDRADELTMLGGHSSHSYLNGTNMYFVYNYTINCAPEDEMRIYHHPIHQIIIEETLKLGGSMCHHHGIGKYRSEWTKEEHGSAYYMLEKLKEAFDPKGIMNHGTIFPQPSEVKKYIRG, translated from the coding sequence ATGAAAAACCTATTAGAAGAGTTGAAATCTCTACTATCTGAGGATCAAATCGTTACAAATGAAGAGGCGCTTTACGATGCATCGGCGGATCGCTACAAAAAGTACGCGAAAACGAAAAATGTACTTGATGTTCCAGCACCACTTGCGATTGTTTTCCCGCATTCCACGGAAGAAGTGAAAACACTTCTTATGTTCTGTAATGAAAATAACATTAACGTGATCCCGAGAAGTGGAAAGACTGGTACTGAGGGTGGTCTTGAGAACTGGAAAGAAACGACCATTGTTATCGACGGATCTAAGATGAATGAAATTATTAAAATGGATACGTACAACATGCAGGCAACCGTTCAGTCTGGCGTAAAGCTTCAAACGCTTGAAGATGAACTTCGTAAGTTAGGGTATACAACGGGTCACTCTCCACAGTCCAAGCCAGTCGCGCAATTTGGTGGCCTTGTTTCAACAAGAAGTATTGGTCAGCTTTCTACTTTATACGGTGCGATTGAAGATATGGTTGTTGGTCTTGAGTGTGTTTTCCCTGAAGGACAAGTTTCAAAAATCAAAAACGTTCCGAGACGTTCTGGTGGCCCGGATATTCGCCACATTGCGATTGGGAATGAAGGCGCACTTTGTTATATCACTGAAGTAACGGTGAAGATTTTTAAACACAATCCGGAGAACAATGCGTTCCACGGCTACTTGATTAAAGATGTAGAAACAGGAATTAAAGTGCTACGTGAAGTAATGGTGAACGGCTATCGACCTTCTGTTGCACGCGTGTATTCTGAAGAAGATGCAAGACAGCATTTTGAGCATTTTTATAAAAATAAGTGCGTGTTGATTTTCATGGCAGAAGGCCCTAAAGGGATTGTAGAAGCAACAAACGCTGGTATTGAAGAAGCGGTTGAAAAGTTTCAGTCCGGTATTGTTGAGAAGGTTGATTCTTCGCAAATCGAATCATGGTTTAACAACTTGAACTGGGATGAAAGCCGCATCGAGCGTGAAATTCAGGATATGGTCGATCACAATACTCATGATGGCTTTACAACAGAAGTGTCGGCTGATTGGGAAACCATTCCGAAGCTTTATAACAACGTTATTGAACGTATTAAAAATGAATTTGATCGTGCAGACGAGCTCACAATGCTTGGTGGTCATTCATCTCACAGCTACTTAAATGGAACAAATATGTATTTCGTTTACAACTATACGATTAACTGTGCACCAGAAGATGAAATGCGCATTTATCACCACCCAATTCACCAAATTATTATTGAAGAAACGTTGAAGCTTGGCGGCTCCATGTGTCACCACCATGGTATTGGGAAGTACCGTTCTGAATGGACAAAAGAAGAGCACGGCTCTGCGTACTATATGTTAGAAAAACTTAAAGAAGCGTTTGATCCAAAAGGAATCATGAACCACGGAACGATTTTCCCTCAACCGAGCGAAGTGAAAAAGTATATTAGAGGCTAG
- a CDS encoding FGGY family carbohydrate kinase, translating into MANRYIMGIDNGSQSTKVVIFDLEGNEVAYGSQALRETLTPEPGVVIHPDDDLWDSVYHGVKNCLENFKGDPSEIEAIGLCTIRCCRVLLNEDGNLAHPAISWMDARLSKPYEHEDDRVQYVTTTSGYLGLRLTGEYNDTAGNCEVFWPVDRETLDWSNDDDVIQENGLRREMLFNLVKPGEKLGSIRGELAEEFGFSEGIPVVATSNDKAVEVLGSGIQNESSIMISLGTFISSMLLRDNYYEDAKNFFPTFASIPFKYVYESNGIRRGLWTVSWFKKLIGEELVTEASRLGVSEEEFLNRKAEEVPVGSDGLITILDWLASPDKPYRKGIMIGFDQRHSRYHIYRSILEAIAFNIKNNIDEMLEEVDVQLNEVVVIGGGSKSDVIMQIIADLFGLPVHRRKGSSSACLGAAISASKYLGVYDDFSEAIEQMVKTEKTFKPISDHHDFYNKVNETVVKNVRKHTDEILKLSYPIFK; encoded by the coding sequence ATGGCAAATCGATACATCATGGGGATTGATAACGGATCACAAAGTACAAAAGTGGTGATCTTTGACCTGGAAGGGAATGAAGTCGCCTACGGTTCACAGGCGTTAAGGGAAACCTTAACCCCTGAACCAGGCGTCGTCATTCATCCGGATGATGACTTATGGGATAGCGTTTATCACGGTGTGAAAAATTGTTTAGAAAATTTCAAAGGTGATCCGAGCGAAATTGAAGCGATCGGCTTATGTACAATCCGCTGCTGCCGCGTTTTATTAAATGAAGACGGTAATCTAGCCCATCCAGCCATTAGCTGGATGGATGCTCGATTATCAAAACCGTATGAGCACGAAGACGATCGCGTGCAGTATGTAACGACTACTTCTGGTTACTTAGGACTTCGGTTAACGGGAGAATACAACGACACAGCTGGAAATTGTGAAGTGTTTTGGCCAGTTGATCGCGAAACGTTGGATTGGTCAAACGATGATGATGTGATTCAGGAAAACGGTCTGCGGAGAGAGATGTTATTTAACCTTGTGAAGCCTGGTGAAAAGCTTGGTTCGATTCGTGGTGAGCTTGCGGAGGAGTTTGGTTTCAGTGAAGGCATTCCAGTTGTCGCAACGTCAAATGATAAAGCGGTGGAAGTGCTCGGCTCAGGGATTCAAAACGAAAGTTCAATCATGATTTCACTCGGAACCTTTATATCTTCGATGTTATTGAGAGATAACTATTACGAAGATGCGAAAAACTTTTTTCCTACGTTTGCATCGATTCCATTCAAATATGTTTATGAATCAAATGGGATTCGGCGGGGATTGTGGACGGTTAGCTGGTTTAAGAAACTAATTGGCGAAGAGCTTGTAACGGAAGCATCTAGATTAGGAGTTTCAGAGGAAGAGTTTCTGAATCGTAAGGCGGAAGAAGTTCCCGTTGGTAGTGATGGCTTGATCACGATTTTGGATTGGTTAGCATCACCGGATAAACCATATCGAAAAGGAATAATGATTGGCTTTGATCAGCGCCATTCAAGATACCATATTTATCGCTCGATACTAGAAGCGATTGCCTTCAATATTAAAAACAACATTGATGAAATGTTAGAAGAAGTTGATGTGCAATTGAATGAGGTTGTCGTTATTGGCGGCGGTTCGAAGAGCGATGTGATCATGCAAATCATAGCCGATTTGTTTGGCTTACCGGTGCATCGACGGAAGGGGAGCAGTAGTGCTTGTTTAGGAGCGGCGATAAGTGCTTCTAAATACTTAGGTGTCTACGATGATTTTTCTGAAGCGATTGAGCAAATGGTGAAAACAGAAAAAACGTTCAAACCGATCTCTGATCATCATGATTTTTATAACAAGGTGAATGAAACTGTTGTGAAAAATGTTAGAAAGCATACGGATGAAATATTGAAGCTTTCTTATCCGATTTTTAAGTAA
- a CDS encoding SDR family oxidoreductase, translating to MNPEINDITDFNMNFFSLKGKVAIITGGNSGIGQGFALALAKAGANIFAVSMTEDDDQTRKLIEAEGVHYHLMVGNLTEDGFCKAIVDECVSIFGKIDILVNNAGININEPDVTKFTRLHWDKMVSVNLNAPFELSHEVAKYMIPQRSGKIINTCSLFSYLGGQWSPAYAATKHGLAGFTKAYCDELAQYNIQVNGIAPGYFATDVTRSTRENLESNRRVLDHIPANRWGNIQDLMGAVVFLASDASNYVNGTLLNVDGGYLVR from the coding sequence ATGAACCCCGAAATAAATGACATTACGGATTTTAATATGAACTTTTTTAGTTTGAAGGGAAAAGTAGCCATTATTACTGGTGGTAATTCAGGAATTGGTCAGGGGTTTGCGCTTGCGCTTGCGAAGGCTGGGGCAAATATCTTTGCCGTTAGTATGACAGAAGACGATGATCAGACGAGGAAGCTGATTGAAGCGGAGGGCGTTCACTATCATTTAATGGTTGGCAATCTGACAGAAGACGGTTTTTGTAAAGCGATTGTAGATGAATGCGTAAGCATATTTGGTAAAATCGATATTCTCGTAAATAATGCTGGGATTAACATAAACGAACCAGACGTTACGAAGTTTACAAGATTACATTGGGATAAAATGGTGTCAGTTAACTTGAATGCGCCTTTTGAGCTGTCTCATGAAGTAGCTAAGTATATGATCCCACAGCGAAGTGGGAAAATTATCAACACTTGCTCCTTATTTTCATATCTCGGTGGCCAGTGGTCGCCAGCCTATGCAGCTACAAAGCATGGGCTAGCCGGTTTCACGAAAGCGTATTGCGATGAACTCGCTCAATATAACATCCAGGTTAATGGCATAGCACCAGGATATTTTGCAACTGACGTAACGAGAAGTACGAGAGAAAATCTTGAAAGCAACCGGCGCGTACTCGATCACATTCCGGCGAATCGATGGGGGAACATCCAGGACCTGATGGGGGCGGTTGTTTTCCTAGCATCTGACGCGTCTAACTATGTTAACGGTACACTACTGAATGTCGACGGCGGCTATCTCGTACGATAA
- a CDS encoding M14 family zinc carboxypeptidase produces the protein MSRKKKLTVLCSTLLLSSVFASSTMAAPNDKPVQAQSQEYAISGFISHAELSKKLQQIDRSSQGQVNVEVAGYSNLGREIYTATVGSGDKVIFVQSEIHGNEKTGTAALLNLLQQLGSNSPEAKKIREEVTIVAMPMVNPDATELNRRGNDMSWSEVVNDFPQLASASPSWNYYTYTNQYWDYASNPGFDVNRDFNPDLDYVPQPEDFPSNSSNPGWYITPEAQTVRDVYKGLTSEFGKVDVFVDLHHQGEYFVEGTDDKVTLSISGDFVPDPDSEEGAKYREYADTYDGDFSKQLNVSVYNALQERGDSPFDNITLYPQGLDLPGTALGSFALNGSGTVLFEVTGQTQSYGQKEKGRLIKAVEIGLYGIIDGVTSGDVYEINPEAYDEIPLTER, from the coding sequence ATGAGTCGAAAAAAGAAGTTAACCGTCTTATGTAGCACGCTTTTACTTTCATCCGTCTTTGCTAGTTCTACAATGGCAGCGCCGAACGACAAACCTGTTCAAGCGCAAAGTCAGGAATACGCAATCTCTGGTTTTATTAGTCATGCGGAGCTCAGCAAAAAGCTTCAGCAAATTGATCGGAGCAGCCAGGGACAGGTGAATGTGGAAGTGGCTGGTTATTCGAATCTAGGCCGTGAAATTTATACAGCAACGGTTGGTTCAGGAGACAAAGTCATTTTCGTCCAAAGTGAGATTCATGGAAACGAAAAGACGGGTACGGCAGCACTATTGAATTTACTGCAGCAGCTTGGCTCGAATTCGCCAGAAGCTAAAAAAATACGTGAGGAAGTAACCATTGTCGCGATGCCAATGGTGAATCCGGATGCGACAGAGTTAAATCGTCGTGGCAATGACATGTCGTGGAGTGAGGTCGTAAATGATTTTCCTCAGCTCGCTAGTGCGTCCCCATCATGGAACTACTACACGTATACAAATCAATATTGGGACTATGCATCAAATCCAGGTTTTGATGTGAATCGGGACTTTAATCCGGATCTTGATTATGTACCACAACCGGAAGATTTTCCAAGTAACTCTTCGAATCCTGGCTGGTACATTACACCTGAAGCGCAAACCGTTCGTGATGTGTATAAAGGGCTAACGAGTGAGTTTGGTAAAGTCGATGTGTTTGTTGACTTGCATCATCAAGGAGAATATTTCGTTGAGGGAACGGATGATAAAGTGACGCTCTCGATTTCAGGAGATTTTGTTCCAGATCCAGACAGTGAAGAGGGCGCGAAATATCGTGAGTATGCCGATACATACGATGGTGATTTCTCAAAGCAATTAAATGTTTCGGTTTATAACGCCCTACAGGAGCGAGGCGATTCACCATTTGATAATATTACGCTCTATCCGCAAGGTTTGGATTTACCAGGAACGGCACTTGGTTCATTCGCTCTTAATGGAAGCGGCACGGTGCTATTTGAAGTGACGGGACAAACGCAAAGCTACGGTCAGAAGGAAAAAGGTAGACTGATTAAGGCCGTTGAAATTGGGCTTTATGGGATTATTGATGGCGTGACGAGCGGAGATGTTTATGAGATTAATCCTGAAGCGTATGATGAGATTCCATTAACAGAACGGTAG
- a CDS encoding CPBP family intramembrane glutamic endopeptidase, with protein sequence MKKILPLSALLAILGAIGGYFVAQGLDLGGSLEIPDESMLTLALTIQAGIITFVLSLIGLLLQKKTPFQLSDKTKARRGAGLAVLFGLLTGFIIIAGDASLFSKFLPELETNPPAFSLSGLLGGVFYGGVVEEVMMRLFGMTLIIFLISKIRKGKNPSNPSYWIAIILTSLLFAVGHLPANALIFGKLSFIVTTRALILNGIGGMFFGYLYWKYGFWFSLLSHMVAHIGMQVIFIPMFY encoded by the coding sequence ATGAAAAAAATCTTACCACTAAGTGCACTGTTAGCCATTCTTGGCGCAATTGGCGGATACTTTGTTGCGCAAGGTTTGGATCTCGGCGGGAGCCTGGAAATCCCTGATGAAAGCATGCTCACCCTAGCTCTAACCATTCAAGCAGGAATCATCACTTTCGTCCTCAGTCTGATCGGCTTGCTGCTACAAAAAAAGACTCCCTTTCAGCTAAGCGATAAAACGAAGGCACGCAGAGGCGCAGGTCTTGCGGTTTTATTTGGACTTCTTACAGGATTTATCATTATCGCAGGTGATGCCTCCCTTTTTTCAAAATTTCTTCCGGAGTTAGAAACGAATCCGCCAGCTTTTTCGTTATCAGGCTTACTCGGGGGCGTTTTTTATGGAGGTGTTGTGGAAGAAGTCATGATGCGCTTATTCGGCATGACGCTAATCATTTTTCTCATTAGCAAAATCCGAAAAGGGAAAAACCCATCGAATCCATCCTATTGGATCGCTATTATTCTAACAAGCCTCCTCTTTGCAGTCGGTCATCTACCAGCAAATGCATTAATCTTTGGAAAGTTAAGCTTTATTGTTACAACAAGAGCGCTCATCCTAAACGGCATTGGTGGCATGTTTTTCGGGTATCTTTATTGGAAATATGGCTTCTGGTTTAGCTTACTCTCCCATATGGTTGCGCATATTGGGATGCAGGTGATTTTTATACCGATGTTTTATTAG
- a CDS encoding SIS domain-containing protein, producing the protein MIKLDTNHLTKLEEQVHSKLADVVATDDKLKIIDAAELCDVSPSKVSKLVRKLGFDNFKQYKLYFSGQQIHMEKKTKSSEIERLRQFLENFDPALVDDFVSVFQKYKKIIIYGLGPSFISAEYFGYKLTISSDKNVTVAQSEDFASRLADEDTLLIVLSVTGKFSSFENLFTETKKNGATIMLVLEEYVNTLNSMADYIFYLSKFNQDSSLLPFEKTRTVFFIFIEEVIARISGGGSR; encoded by the coding sequence ATGATTAAATTAGATACGAATCATCTAACAAAATTAGAAGAACAGGTACACAGCAAGTTAGCGGATGTTGTCGCCACAGATGATAAGTTAAAAATTATCGATGCCGCCGAGCTCTGTGACGTCTCTCCGTCAAAAGTATCGAAGCTCGTTCGGAAATTAGGCTTTGATAACTTTAAGCAGTATAAGCTCTATTTTAGCGGCCAGCAGATTCATATGGAAAAGAAAACGAAATCAAGTGAAATCGAGCGCTTAAGGCAGTTTCTAGAAAACTTTGATCCTGCCCTCGTTGATGATTTTGTTTCGGTTTTCCAAAAGTATAAGAAGATTATTATCTACGGTTTGGGTCCGTCTTTTATTAGTGCAGAGTATTTTGGGTATAAGCTAACTATTTCCTCCGATAAAAATGTAACGGTGGCACAAAGCGAGGACTTTGCGAGTCGCCTGGCTGATGAAGATACGCTCCTGATCGTTCTATCTGTGACAGGGAAATTTTCTTCTTTTGAAAATTTGTTTACTGAAACCAAAAAGAATGGTGCAACGATCATGCTGGTATTAGAGGAGTATGTGAACACGTTAAACTCGATGGCCGATTATATTTTTTATTTATCGAAGTTTAATCAGGATAGCAGTTTGCTTCCGTTTGAAAAAACGAGAACGGTGTTTTTTATTTTTATTGAAGAAGTGATTGCGAGGATTAGTGGGGGAGGTTCGCGGTGA
- a CDS encoding ATP-binding protein: protein MKFDAYIQKSKENCANIYGLKPEEIPFLKVSLAPEQLEARKRQFEPIRIIIQQFMQKILTYTSETPILVVATDGEGYVLDLHGDQIIHEMVEMLGITKGVRFAEKDVGTNSVSLALTYGEPFQLIGNDHYHHCLEGIACFSAPFSYGEAGTVSLMTTKEYATPFYLGLLSSTVDAIEREIKVQLQNERFHLMNQVLMNATPLGIVMTNQFGEIREMNESAERITGWLETELISKNIEIIPELKSFIRQVLHDKRKLENIEVIFSQGEIACLLDVMPLFDRFDQFIGVFAQFRDMQSYYDLQKRVVQSEKLSAIGKLGAGFAHEIRNPLTSIIGLTQLMDELPDEKQREHRKIIKSELERMRHLVDQFVMLGKVQVSQKNPENLQRIIQDTVCLMKSYARENQVTLHLQSASSNPILSIDGSQIKQVLINFIKNAIEAQPDGGYVRISLYPNTSSMTVKIIDAGPGMSPQMLDQLGSPFISTKEDGLGMGLAISLDLIKAHHGTYTIHSTEGEGTTVEFTLPLYNAEG, encoded by the coding sequence ATGAAATTTGACGCATATATACAAAAATCAAAAGAGAATTGTGCCAACATATACGGTTTGAAACCAGAGGAGATTCCTTTTTTAAAGGTTTCCCTTGCACCAGAACAACTCGAGGCTCGAAAACGTCAATTTGAACCGATTCGAATCATCATCCAACAATTTATGCAAAAAATATTAACCTACACTTCAGAAACACCTATCCTTGTCGTTGCGACCGACGGAGAAGGATACGTCCTCGATCTACATGGAGATCAAATAATACATGAGATGGTGGAAATGTTAGGTATCACGAAAGGAGTTCGCTTTGCTGAAAAGGATGTTGGAACAAATTCTGTTTCGCTTGCACTAACATACGGAGAACCGTTTCAATTAATTGGAAACGATCATTACCATCACTGCCTTGAAGGGATCGCGTGTTTTTCAGCTCCATTTTCGTATGGAGAGGCAGGCACCGTCTCTCTTATGACGACAAAAGAATATGCAACTCCCTTTTATCTCGGATTATTGTCTTCAACAGTCGATGCCATTGAAAGAGAGATAAAAGTTCAGCTTCAAAATGAACGCTTTCACCTTATGAATCAAGTCTTAATGAATGCTACTCCACTTGGCATTGTTATGACGAATCAATTCGGAGAAATTCGAGAAATGAATGAAAGCGCCGAAAGAATCACCGGGTGGCTCGAGACAGAATTAATATCTAAAAACATTGAGATCATTCCAGAATTAAAATCATTCATTCGACAAGTCCTTCATGACAAAAGGAAATTGGAAAATATAGAAGTGATCTTTTCACAAGGTGAAATAGCTTGCCTGTTAGATGTAATGCCTCTCTTTGACCGGTTTGATCAATTTATCGGCGTTTTCGCGCAGTTTCGAGATATGCAATCGTATTACGACCTTCAAAAACGGGTCGTTCAGTCCGAGAAACTATCAGCCATTGGAAAATTAGGGGCAGGATTTGCTCATGAAATTCGTAACCCATTAACCTCCATTATCGGATTGACGCAGCTAATGGATGAACTGCCAGACGAGAAACAGCGAGAACATCGCAAAATCATTAAGTCAGAGCTTGAACGCATGCGTCATCTCGTCGACCAATTTGTAATGCTAGGAAAAGTACAGGTAAGTCAAAAAAATCCAGAAAACCTACAGCGTATCATACAAGATACGGTATGCCTGATGAAGAGCTATGCCCGTGAAAACCAAGTAACACTTCATCTTCAGTCCGCTAGCTCGAATCCTATCCTTTCGATCGATGGCTCTCAAATCAAACAAGTTCTTATCAACTTTATCAAGAATGCGATTGAAGCCCAGCCAGATGGTGGGTACGTTCGGATTTCATTATATCCGAACACTTCGTCTATGACAGTAAAGATCATAGACGCTGGGCCCGGCATGTCACCACAAATGCTGGATCAACTAGGTTCGCCTTTTATTAGTACAAAAGAAGATGGACTCGGAATGGGACTGGCGATTAGCCTTGATCTTATTAAAGCCCATCATGGAACATATACGATTCACTCAACAGAAGGTGAGGGAACAACGGTAGAGTTTACACTTCCTCTGTATAATGCAGAAGGATGA
- a CDS encoding ArsR family transcriptional regulator — translation MSQSKADIILHPVRMKIIQYLAKGDATGYEIVTGLPQIPQATLYRHLNILNKEHIIAVIDEKQIRGAVEKTYSLQKDGARINAGDFKNMSEEEQMQLLTTLYFDLLNKTEDYIKSENTIEKDPFGFNRVELHLTEDEFHNMRNDLIGVYKKYNDRKTTREKRTIHMTQIFLPEPGEKWNEGE, via the coding sequence ATGAGTCAATCCAAAGCAGACATCATTTTGCATCCAGTCCGAATGAAGATCATCCAATACCTCGCAAAAGGCGATGCAACCGGCTATGAAATCGTAACAGGTTTGCCTCAAATTCCACAGGCAACGCTCTATCGTCACCTGAATATCTTAAATAAGGAACACATTATAGCCGTTATTGATGAAAAGCAAATTCGAGGAGCAGTGGAAAAGACGTATTCGCTTCAAAAAGATGGCGCCCGAATTAACGCTGGTGATTTTAAAAATATGAGTGAAGAAGAGCAAATGCAGTTGTTAACCACCCTCTACTTTGACTTACTAAACAAAACCGAAGATTACATTAAAAGTGAGAATACGATCGAAAAAGATCCTTTTGGTTTTAATCGGGTCGAACTCCATTTGACGGAAGACGAGTTCCACAACATGCGAAACGATCTCATTGGAGTCTATAAGAAATACAATGATCGGAAAACGACCAGGGAAAAGCGAACCATCCATATGACTCAGATTTTCCTGCCGGAACCCGGTGAAAAGTGGAACGAAGGAGAGTGA